In Aeromicrobium sp. A1-2, the DNA window CGTCGTCCAGGCTGGTCAGCTCCAGCTCTCCGAACAGCACCCCGGTGTAGATCTCGTCGGCACGAGCTGTCGGCTCGTCCAGCAACACACGGTTGACCGCGACCGCCTCGCCCTGGGTCGCGCCCAGCCCGAGCACGTCCATGGCCCGCTGAGGCGCGCCGTTGCACAGCTTGACCAGTGCCCGCAGGAGCTGCGCACGGACGGGGTTGAGGCGGGAGAAGGACAACGAGTCCAGATCCAACGGAGCTCCCGATACCGGCCGGGTCTTGCCTTCGGACGGCGGGAGCAGGATCAGCACGGGACGACCCTATCCGGGGTCGTGCGGGCGCCGATCACAGCCAGCCGGCGCCGTCGACGATCAGTAGGACGCCGAACACGATGAACGCCAGCGTTGCGCCGATCTTGATGGCCCGATCCGGGAGGTGCCGACCCAGGACCGCGCCGACCACGATGGCCATGGCGTCCGCGAGGACCATCCCGAGTGTGCTGCCGATCCAGGTCCCCAGCCACCCTTCCTGCGTCGCCAGGGTGATCGTTGCGAGCATGGTCTTGTCGCCGAGCTCGGCCAGGAAGAAGGCGATCCCGATCGCGACGATCGCGGCTCCCTTGCGCGCTCCGGCCCGGCTGGCTTCCTCCTCGCTGAGCTCGTCACCCCGCCACGTCCAGGCTGCGAAGAGCAGGAAGGCGAACCCCGCGATGATCGAGATGACGTGCTGGCTGTTGGCGAAGCTGTCGCCGATCAGGGCGCCGATGCCGACCGAGGCGAGGTGCACGATGGCGGTCGCCACGGTGATGCCGAGCAGCACATCGCGCATGCGGTGGCGGGTCGCGAACGTCATGGCCATGAGCTGGCTCTTGTCGCCGAGCTCGGCGACGAAGATCACCGCGGTGCTCAGGAGGAACGCGTACATGGGAAAGGCCCTTCGTCCGCCTGGACGAAGAGCCTAGGATGACAAGCCTCCGACCAGGCATTGCCAATGACAAATTCTGGTCGAAAGTCTCGTCCGCCACGAGCCCGAGACAACCCGGACGTCTTGGCCTGCTGCACCGGAATCCACAGGTTGCGTGGAGTCAGTATGTCGACACAGCCGTTGGGGACTACTCCCTTTCGTGCCTCCAGCCTAGCGGAGGTCCGGGCGAGTTGGGGGAGCGGTAGGATCGGCGACGCGAATGAGTCGGCCGGGCGGCCGCGGCGTCCACCGCGAGGTGTGGCGTCGAGGAAAGTCCGGACTCCGTAGAGCGACGGTGGTGGCCAACAGCCACCCACGGCGACGTGCGGGACAGTGCCACAGAAAACAAACCGCCAGCGGCCTTCGGCCGACCGGCAGCGAGCTTGTCTCGCCGACGGAGAAGTCGAAGGTGCGGGTAAGGGTGAAACGGTGAGGTAAGAGCTCACCAGCGTTCCGGGTGACCGGAGCGGCTAGGTAAACCCCACCGGGAGCAAGACCAAGAGGACCTTCGGGTCTGCGCTGACGGGCTGCTCGTCCAATGTCAGCGGGTAGGTCGCACGAGGCGTCCAGCAATGGGCGTCCCAGATGGATGGTCGCCCGGGCTTCGGCCCGACAGGATCCGGCTTACAGGCCGGCTCATTCGCCCCTGTCGGCCCGCCGCGCTCGATTCAGCCGGCGTCGGCGAGGTGCAAAGAGTGCTGGATCGCCAGCGCGTCGAACTGCCATGTGACCTCGCGAACGATGTCGACGACATCAGGGTCATCGGACTCGATCGTGACGATCAGGTGGCGGTTGTTGTTCCAGGCGGGGGCATCGATCGAGACGTCCGGAAGGGCGCCAAGTGCAAGCGAAACGGTCGAAAATGCGTCGTCGCTGCTCATCTGCATGTTGAGTACGACTCGGTGCATGGGATTCCCTTCCGCTGGTCCCTTTATTTTAGAACGATCTCGACGGCAATAAGTTAGCGGATGCGCGTTCCAGTCTGCGACGTATTCTTGAACGGCAGGCCCGCCGGCGACGGCCGCGGCCGCCAGACCGACAGAATCCTCCCTCGAACTACAGGAGCCGACCCATGAGCACTGTCCCCACGATCGCCCTGAACAACGGCGTCTCGATCCCGCAGCTCGGCTTCGGCGTCTACCAGATCCCGCCGGAGGAGACCAAGGAGACGACCCTGGCAGCCCTCGAGGTCGGCTACCGGCACATCGACACCGCACAGATGTACGGCAACGAGCAGGGCGTCGGCGAGGCCGTCCGTGCATCCGGCCTGGACCGCTCTGACGTGTTCGTCACGAGCAAGCTCAACAACGGCTTCCATGCCCACGACGACGCGATCAAGGCGTTCGACACGTCACTGGAGACGCTGGGATTCGACCACCTCGACCTGTTCCTCATCCACTGGCCGCTCCCGGGCATCGACGTCGACTTCGTCGAGACGTGGCAGGCCCTCGAGGAGATCTACCGCACGGGTCGCGCCAAGTCGATCGGCGTGTCCAACTTCCAGCCGAGCCACCTGCGTCGGCTGATTCAGGAGACCCAGATCGTTCCCGCGGTCAACCAGATCGAGGTCCACCCCTACCTGGCACAGGAGGATCTCCGCGCGGTCGACGCCGAGCACGGCGTCGCGACCGAGGCATGGTCGCCCATCGCGCAGGGCCTGGTGCTCGACAACCCGACGATCACCGGCATCGCGTCCGAGCAGGGCAAGACCGCCGCGCAGGTCGTGCTTCGCTGGCACATCCAGCGCGGCGACATCGTGTTCCCCAAGTCGGTGACCCGTAGCCGGATCGAGGAGAACTTCGACCTGTTCGACTTCGAGCTCTCCGATGGCGACATGGGCCTGATCACGGCCCTCGACAAGGGCCAGCGTCTTGGCCCCGATCCCGACACGTTCAACTACATCCCATAAGCCGGGTCCGGCACGCTGTCACAAACAGTTACACCCCGCCGCGCTGACGGCTACGCTTCGGGCCATGACTGAACATCACAGCCCCGAGCCGCCGTCGACCTTCACGTACGCGGTCGGTGCCGGACTGGGCGTCCTGATTGGTGGAGCCGTCGGGCTCTTCCTGGGAGACGGCTACTTCCTGGCCGCGGCGCTCCTCGGCGCCGGCATCGGCATCGTCGTGTCGTTCTTCGTCAGGGCATTCCTGCGCTGAAGCGCTAGGACAGGGTCAGGATCTCCGCGCCCTGCGCCGTGACGAGCAGCGTGTGCTCGAACTGCGCGGTGCGCGACTTGTCCTGCGTCGTCGCGGTCCAGCCGTCGTCCCACATGTCCCACTCGATCGAGCCGAGCGTCAGCATCGGCTCGATCGTGAACGTCATCCCCTTCTCGATCACGGTGTCGAACGACGGGTCGTCGTAGTGGGGGATCACGAGGCTGTCGTGGAATGCTGGTCCGACTCCGTGACCCGTGAAGTCGCGCACGACGCCGTAGCCGAAACGTTTGGCGTAGGACTCGATGACCCGGCCGATCACGTTGATCTCACGTCCGGGCTTAACCGCGCGGATCGCCCGCATGGTGGCCTCGCGGGTGCGCTCGACAAGCAGTCGTGATTCCTGGTCGACATCGCCGACGAGATAGGTCTTGTTGGTGTCGCCGTGCACCTCGCCGATGAAGGCCGTGATGTCGATGTTGACGATGTCGCCGTCCTCGAGTCGGCGGTCGTCGGGAATTCCGTGGCAGATGACCTCGTTGACGCTGCTGCACAGGGACTTGGGGTAGCCGCGATAGCCCAGCGTCGAGGGGTAGGCGCCGTTGGCGACGAGGAACTCATGACCGACGCGATCGAGCTCATCGGTCGTGACGCCGGGCGCGATCGCGGCCTCGACCGCGTCGAGGGCCTGGGCTGCGATGCGACCCGCGACGCGCATCGCGGTGATCATCTCCTCATCGCGGACCGAGGGCCCGCGGTAGGGCAGGGGAGCGATCTGTCCGACGTACTCGGGACGCTCGATCGAGGCGGGCACGGCACGTTCGGCGGACACTCGGCCAGCAGTCAGGACAGTCACCCGGTGAGTCTAGGGGCCGCACGCCAGCCGTCGCTGGGGCAGGATGGGGGCATGACCGACGCGAAGTTCTACTACTGCACCAAGCACGACCGGGTCGAGGGCGAAGAGGGCTGCCGCGCTGCAGACCGGCTGGGCCCCTACGACACCGAGGCCGAGGCCGCGCGGGCGCTGGAGATCGCCGCCGAGCGCACCAAGGAGTGGGACAACGACCCGGACTGGAACGACGGCTCCACCGACGCGCCGAAGGAATGAGCCGCCGGCGCGTCCAGCTCGAGCGTTCCGGCCCGTGGATCGCGATCGTCGGGCTCTTCATGGTGCTGTGGTGCTCGGTCTCGACGGTGCTGTTCGCCCCGTGGTGGGGAGTCGTCCTTGCGCTGCTGCTGCTGGTGCCACAGGTCTGGCTCGTCGCGAAGTGGGCACGTACGCGACCGCGACTGACCGTGGCCGTGCCGGTCGGAGGTCTCCTGCTGTGGATCGCACTCGCCTGGATCGGTGCGACCCAGTGGGGCTGGAGCGTCTGATTCAGCTCTCGAAGCTGTGCTCGTCCGCCGGGAACGCGCCGTCCTTGACGTCTGCGACGTAGGCCCGGGTCGCGTCGAGCATCACCGAGTGCAGGTCGGCGTACTTCTTGACGAACCGCGGCACCCTGCCGGTCGTGATGCCGAGCATGTCGGTCCAGACCAGCACCTGGGCGTCGCAGTCGACTCCGGCGCCGATGCCGATCGTCGGGATGCGCAGTGCAGCGGTGACCTCGGCGGCAACCGGCGCAGGGACCATCTCCATGACGATCGCAAACGCTCCTGCGTCCTCGAGTGCCCTGGCCTCCTCGATCAGCCTGCTCGCGCCGTCTCCGCGGCCCTGTACGCGGTAGCCGCCCAGGTTGTGCTCGGCCTGCGGGGTGAACCCGATGTGGGCACAGACCGGGATGCCGGCGTCCGTCAGCAGCTTGACCTGCGGCACCATCGCCAGCCCGCCCTCGAGCTTGACGGCGTGTGCGCCCGCCTCCTTCATGAACCGGACCGCGGTGTGGAATGCCTGCTCGGGCGAGCCTTGGTAGGAGCCGAACGGCAGGTCGGCGAGGACGAGGGCGTACTTGGCCGAGCGCGACACCGCCCGCACCAGCGGGATCAGCTCGTCGACCGTGACCGGCAGCGACGTCCCGTTGGCGAACACGACGTTGGACGCTGAGTCGCCCACCAGCAGCACCTCGACGCCGGCGTCGTCGAAGATCGCGGCGGTGTTCTGCTCGTACGCCGTCAGCATCGTCCACTTCTCGCCTTGTTGCTTCATCTGCTGCAGGTGGTGAGTGCGGATGCGCTTGCGGGTCGCGGGCTTTGCGGCGGTAGATCCAGTGCCGTAGGGCGCAGTCTCTTCGGGGGTGGCATCGGCCATGGCAGATCTCCTTGTCGTCTCGCAGCTCCTCACGGAGTCCACGGATGGCCTCCAGCCTGCCAGATCCGCCGTCCTGTGGCCGGGAGTGTGAAGGAACTCATAGGGCTGGGCCGACCCGTCTGGGCCTGCCGGTGTCGTGGATCCAGCGGATGGCGATGCGGGCCGCTGCGTCGAGCCGACGTCATGGATCGGTGGATCTCTCGCCCATCCGAGCTCGGATGCCCTAGCAGCTCACCGCGCAGCCGCGGGATGGCCAACTGAGTCACCGCCCGACGAGTTCGAGCGGCCAAGCCCGCTTGTGTGTCCATGCTGCCGGTTCGGGCGTGCCGGTGGGCCGCCGGGCGTGTGGTCAGGCGGCTTGGCGGTAGTTGCTTCGTCGTCGGCGTCGGCGCAGGGTGCGGCCGGCTTTGGTGGTGAAGGTGAATCCGTCGACGGCGTTGCCGGTGATGTTGAGACGACCACGGTGCAGCAGATGATGGCATCTGGTGCAGAGTCCGACCAGGAGGTCGAGGTCTGTCGGTCCGCCCAACGACCACCAGATGCTGTGATGGATCTCCAGGTGGGTGTGGTGGCAGCCCGGCGTCGCGCACACACCGTGCTGGCGGGCGATGACCGACCTGCGTTGCAGCAGGTTCGGTTGGTACTTCGCGGTCCCGGCGTTGAGGATCTGAGCCTGGCGGTCGCTGCCGCCGTCCTTCATCAGGAATGCGGTGAAGTCACTGACACACAAGAAGTACATCAACAGGTTTGGTCCGATCGCACCGTGGCCGGCGAGCTTCGCCGGCCGTGTTGGCGGCATGTGGTCGGGATCAGGTGTGGGTTCTCGGTCGTGGCCTTCACATGCGAAGCAGCCGCTTCCAAGGTGTCGGCGTCCACGAACACCGACAGGTGCGGTTTGACGCCCTTGTCGGAGGGGAGCCCGTCGCCCAGGATGTCGGTCAACAGGTCATCCAGACCTTGGACCCGACGCTGCGCACCGGTGCGGGTGTCCTCGGCATCGTGCGGTGCCGAGACAGAGTCCAGGACCTTCTTCAACTTCGCCCCGGTGACCGTGTTGAGGAAACCAGTCACGTGCCAGCCGTCGGGCAAAGCGTCGACGGCGATGTCTTCTTTGTCCATGCCCCGTTCCCACGCATCGTCCAGATCCTCGGGATGGATCGTGTCCTTCAAATGCTTGACCGTCTCGAACAGTTCAGCCGGATCATGGTTGCGGGCGACGTCGACGAACACGTCCTCGAACTGGCGCATCGGCTCCAACCCCACATGCGCCAACCCATAGACGAACACCCGCACATGGGCGGCGCTGATCTGCCCCGACAGGGCTGCGCCGGCCATCAGCGGCAGGTCACGCAGAGCGACCACGTTCTTGACCAGCGAGGTGGCCTGGCCCGAGTTGAGCCGCAACTGGTTGCGGACCCAGGCATTCAACGTCGAGGCACCGTCGATCTCGTAGTCCTTCGTTGCGTCGATCTCGGCCAGAGCGACCGCCTTGGCAGCATCAAGGGCGTCTTGCGCCACCTGGATCGCGCGCGCCCGGTCCCTGGCATCCCCTGTGCGCAGCGCCTGAGCGGCAGTGCGCATCGCCGCGATCGTGGGTTCCGGATTCATACCTCCATCGTACTCGAACACGCGTTCGAGTGCAAGAGGCATTCGCTGCAATCAGAGAGAAAAAGTGCGTGTCAGCACCGATTGGAAGAATCGCCAGCAAGACCCGGCTACAGCTTCTCTCGCCAGCGATGTGTGATCGGCACGCGCCGGTCGCGGCCGAAGTTGCGGCGCGAGACCTTGGGTCCCGGCGGATACTGACGGCGCTTGTACTCCGCGCGGTCGACCAGCATGATGACGCGCTCGACGAGGGCGGGCTCGAAGCCCTCGGCGATGACAGCAGCCGAGCCGAGATCGCGCTCGACGTAGGCGTCGAGAACCGCGTCGAGCAGGTCGTACGGCGGCAGGGAGTCCGAGTCGAGCTGACCGGGACGGAGCTCGGCCGAAGGCTCCTTGGTGATCGTGCCCTCGGGGATCGGCGGAACCTCGCCGCGATCGGTCGCGGCCTGGTTGCGCCAGCGGGCCAGCTCCCACACCAGGGTCTTGGGCACGTCCTTGATCGGTGCGTACGCGCCGACGGCGTCGCCGTAGATCGTCGAGTAGCCGGTCGCGAGCTCGGACTTGTTGCCGCACGCCAGAACCAGGTGGCCGTGCTGGTTGGAAAGCCCCATCCAGATCACCGCACGGATACGGGCCTGCAGGTTCTCCTCGGCGAGGCCGTCCAGGTGCAGCGACTCCTGGTATGCGTCGAACATCGGCGCGATCGGGATCGTGTCGAGCGACAGCCCGGTGCGTTGGGCTTGCTCGGCAGCGTCGGACTTGGAGTGATCGGTCGACCAGGCGCTGGGGTTGGACACCCCGAACACGTTCTCGGGGCCGAGCGCGTCGACCGCGATCGCCGCCACCAGTGTCGAGTCGATCCCGCCGGACATGCCGAACAGCACCGAGGCGAAGCCGTTCTTGTGCACGTAGTCGCGTAGCCCCGTGACCAGCGCGGTCCAGATCTCCTCGTGCCGGGAGATGCGCTCGTGGTGGATCGTCGGCAGCGGCTCGTATGCGGCGAACGGCTCGGACGTCACGATGGTTCGCTTGATGGCCAGTCCGCCGAAGCGCTCGTTGACGTCGGGCATCGTGGGAGTCGCGGCCGGCAGGTCGAGATCGACGACGAGCAGCTCTGACTGGAACTGTCCGGACCGGCCCAGCACCGAGCCGGCTGCGTCGACGACGATCGAGTCGCCGTCGAAGACCAGCTCGTCCTGCCCGCCGACCAGGTTGACGTACGCCAGGACGCAGTCGCCCTCGGCGGCACGTCGGGCGCACAGCTCGAGGCGTACGTCGTCCTTGTCGGCCTCGTAGGGGGAGCCGTTCGGCACGACCAGCAGGGCCGCATCGGCAGCCTTCGCCGCTGCAGAGGGTCCGTCGCGCCACAAGTCCTCGCAGATCGCGAGCGCGACGTCGATGCCGCCGATCTGCACGATGTTGATCGTGTCGCCGGGAACGAAGTTGCGGATCTCGTCACCGACGCCGTAGTTCCAGAGGTGGTGCTTGGCCTGCCGGGCGACGATCCGGCCGCCGTGCATGACGCCGACCGAGTTGGTGGGTGCGTTCTTGGGGATGCCGAGCCCCTCGGTGACCCCCTCGGCCTGGTCGAGGAACCCGACGACGACGGCGAGGTCGCCGCAGCCCTCGTCCTGCAGCCGTACGGCGAGCGCTTCGGCAGCCGCGCGCGAGGCCCGGATCAGCGACGCACGCATCGCGAGGTCTTCGATCGGGTAGCCGGTCAGCATCATCTCGGGGAACACCACGAGGTGGACCCCCTGGGCGACGGCTTCCTTGCAACGCTCGACGACGATGTCGGCATTGCCGGCCAGGTCACCGACCGTGGCATTGACCTGGGCGAGGGCGAGACGGATCTGGGGCACGGCACGAGACTATCGCCATGTCGGGAGTGGCCGCGTCCGGCCGAAACTCCGTGTCGGCGCTCGCGGATGGACCCCGAAACACGGCCGTAACACGGCTTCGTCACACTGGCGGCATGGGAAAACAGGAAGACTTCGTACTGCGCGCCCTCGAGGAGCGTGACGTCCGGTTCGTGCGTCTGTGGTTCACCGACGTGCTGGGATCCCTGAAGTCGGTCGCGATCGCGCCGGCCGAGCTCGAGGGCGCCTTCGCCGAGGGCATCGGCTTCGACGGATCCGCGATCGAGGGCTTCGCCCGGGTCCATGAGTCGGACATGCTCGCGATGCCGGATCCGTCGACGTTCCAGATCCTCCCGTGGCGCGGTGAGACGCCCGCGACGGCCCGGATGTTCTGCGACATCCTGATGCCCGACGGCACCCCGTCGTACGCCGATCCGCGGCATGTCCTCAAGCGGACGCTGCAGAAGGCCGCCGAGGCGGGTTTCACCTTCTACACGCACCCCGAGATCGAGTTCTACCTGTTCAAGGGCAAGCCAGGTCTGGGCGAGCAGCCCGTCCCGGTCGACGACAGCGGCTACTTCGACCACACCGCGCAGGGCGGCGGCCAGGACTTCCGCCGCGAGGTCATCACGATGCTCGAGAACATGGGCATCTCGGTCGAGTTCAGTCACCACGAGAACGGCCCCGGTCAGCAGGAGATCGACCTCCGCTACGCCGACGCGCTGTCGACCGCCGACAACATCATGACGTTCCGCACTGTCGTCCGAGAGGTCGCGCTGAGCCAGTCCAAGTGGGCGTCGTTCATGCCCAAGCCGTTCACCGAGCACGCGGGCTCGGGCATGCACACCCACGTGTCGCTGTTCGAGGGTGACGAGAACGCCTTCTACGAGGCCGGCGCCGAGTACCAGCTGTCGCGGACGGGCCGCGCGTTCATCGCCGGGGTCCTCGAGCACACGCCGGAGATCACCGCGGTCACCAACCAGTGGGTCAACTCCTACAAGCGGCTCGCCGGCGGGGGAGAGGCGCCCAACTACGTCTGCTGGGGTCACAACAACCGCTCGGCCCTCGTCCGCGTCCCGATGTACAAGCCGCACAAGGGCGGGTCCGCACGGATCGAGCACCGCGGCATCGACTCCGCCTCCAACCCGTACCTGACCTTCGCGCTGGTGCTGGCGGCCGGGCTCAAGGGCATCGAGGGCTCGTACGAGCTGCCGCCCGAGGCCGAGGACAACGTCTGGAGCCTGAGCGAGAACGAGCGCAAGGCGATGGGCATCGCACCGCTCCCGCGCAACCTCGACGAGGCGATCCGCACGATGGAGAGCAGCGAGCTCGTGGCCGAGACGCTCGGGGAGCACGTCTTCGACTTCTTCCTGCGCAACAAGCGTGCGGAGTGGCAGGACTATCGCTCGCAGGTCACGCAGTTCGAGCTCGACCGCCTCATGCCGATGGTCTGATCCAGCGATCCCACAGCCGGGTAGCCTGCACACGTGGCAACTGATGCGCGTGAGCTGGCCCTGACACTGGCTCGCAAGGGCTTCCGCAATGGCGAAGGTGCTGTCGCGGACCTGATGCGGATGGGCGACGTCCCCAGCTCCCTGGTCGACCAGATCGCCGGAGTGGCGAGTCCTGACTCGGCCCTGGCGTCTCTGACGTCGATCGCCGAGCGGCTGGGTGGCTCGACGCTGCTTGACCTGGTTGCCAAGGACGATCAGCTGCGCCAGCGACTGCTCGTCGTGCTCGGCACCAGCGAGGCGCTGGGCGACTTCCTGACCCGCCACCCCGAGCACGTCCTCGATCTGGCGACCGACAACCTCGCAGTGACCCCGATCCGGCTCGACGTACGTCGCAGCCAGATGGAGGAGGCGAACAACGCCGATGAGCTCCGGGTCGCCTACTACCGCAAGCTGTTGCACATCGCGGCCCGCGACCTCACGGCTCTGACGTCGTTCGAGCAGTCCTCCGCCGAGCTGTCCGATCTCGCGGTCGCGACCCTCGGTGCGGCCCTTCGGATCGCCAAGGCTGGCGAGGGTGATGCGGCGCTGTGCCGGTTCACGATCATGGCGATGGGCAAGACCGGCGGGCACGAGCTCAACTACGTCAGCGACGTCGATGTGATCTTCGTGTACGACTCGTGCGATGGCGCCGACGACGGGGCCGCGATCGCGGCCGCGACGCGCCTGGCTGCCTCGGTGATGCGGCTGTGCCACGAGCACACCGGCGAGGGCACGATCTGGGAGGTCGACGCCAACCTGCGCCCGGAGGGCAAGAACGGCCCACTGGTCCGCTCGCTGCCGAGCCACATCGCGTACTACGAGCGGTGGGCCACGACGTGGGAGTTCCAGGCGCTGCTCAAGGCGCGCTTCGCCGCGGGCGACGAGGAGCTGGGCCAGGCGTATCTCGATGCGTTGTCCCCGATGATCTGGACCGCCAGCACCCGCGACAACTTCGTCACCGACGTCCGGGCGATGCGCCGACGCGTCATCGACAACATCCCTGCCAGCCACCGCGACCGGCAGCTCAAGCTCGGTGCGGGCGGTCTGCGCGACGTCGAGTTCGCGGTGCAGCTGCTGCAGCTCGTGCACGGCCGCGCGGACGTGTCACTGCGCAGCCCCACGACGGTCGAGGCGCTCACGGCATTGATCGAGG includes these proteins:
- a CDS encoding TMEM165/GDT1 family protein yields the protein MYAFLLSTAVIFVAELGDKSQLMAMTFATRHRMRDVLLGITVATAIVHLASVGIGALIGDSFANSQHVISIIAGFAFLLFAAWTWRGDELSEEEASRAGARKGAAIVAIGIAFFLAELGDKTMLATITLATQEGWLGTWIGSTLGMVLADAMAIVVGAVLGRHLPDRAIKIGATLAFIVFGVLLIVDGAGWL
- a CDS encoding aldo/keto reductase, with translation MSTVPTIALNNGVSIPQLGFGVYQIPPEETKETTLAALEVGYRHIDTAQMYGNEQGVGEAVRASGLDRSDVFVTSKLNNGFHAHDDAIKAFDTSLETLGFDHLDLFLIHWPLPGIDVDFVETWQALEEIYRTGRAKSIGVSNFQPSHLRRLIQETQIVPAVNQIEVHPYLAQEDLRAVDAEHGVATEAWSPIAQGLVLDNPTITGIASEQGKTAAQVVLRWHIQRGDIVFPKSVTRSRIEENFDLFDFELSDGDMGLITALDKGQRLGPDPDTFNYIP
- the map gene encoding type I methionyl aminopeptidase → MTVLTAGRVSAERAVPASIERPEYVGQIAPLPYRGPSVRDEEMITAMRVAGRIAAQALDAVEAAIAPGVTTDELDRVGHEFLVANGAYPSTLGYRGYPKSLCSSVNEVICHGIPDDRRLEDGDIVNIDITAFIGEVHGDTNKTYLVGDVDQESRLLVERTREATMRAIRAVKPGREINVIGRVIESYAKRFGYGVVRDFTGHGVGPAFHDSLVIPHYDDPSFDTVIEKGMTFTIEPMLTLGSIEWDMWDDGWTATTQDKSRTAQFEHTLLVTAQGAEILTLS
- the panB gene encoding 3-methyl-2-oxobutanoate hydroxymethyltransferase, with product MADATPEETAPYGTGSTAAKPATRKRIRTHHLQQMKQQGEKWTMLTAYEQNTAAIFDDAGVEVLLVGDSASNVVFANGTSLPVTVDELIPLVRAVSRSAKYALVLADLPFGSYQGSPEQAFHTAVRFMKEAGAHAVKLEGGLAMVPQVKLLTDAGIPVCAHIGFTPQAEHNLGGYRVQGRGDGASRLIEEARALEDAGAFAIVMEMVPAPVAAEVTAALRIPTIGIGAGVDCDAQVLVWTDMLGITTGRVPRFVKKYADLHSVMLDATRAYVADVKDGAFPADEHSFES
- a CDS encoding HNH endonuclease, whose amino-acid sequence is MYFLCVSDFTAFLMKDGGSDRQAQILNAGTAKYQPNLLQRRSVIARQHGVCATPGCHHTHLEIHHSIWWSLGGPTDLDLLVGLCTRCHHLLHRGRLNITGNAVDGFTFTTKAGRTLRRRRRRSNYRQAA
- a CDS encoding DUF222 domain-containing protein → MNPEPTIAAMRTAAQALRTGDARDRARAIQVAQDALDAAKAVALAEIDATKDYEIDGASTLNAWVRNQLRLNSGQATSLVKNVVALRDLPLMAGAALSGQISAAHVRVFVYGLAHVGLEPMRQFEDVFVDVARNHDPAELFETVKHLKDTIHPEDLDDAWERGMDKEDIAVDALPDGWHVTGFLNTVTGAKLKKVLDSVSAPHDAEDTRTGAQRRVQGLDDLLTDILGDGLPSDKGVKPHLSVFVDADTLEAAASHVKATTENPHLIPTTCRQHGRRSSPATVRSDQTC
- a CDS encoding NAD+ synthase — translated: MPQIRLALAQVNATVGDLAGNADIVVERCKEAVAQGVHLVVFPEMMLTGYPIEDLAMRASLIRASRAAAEALAVRLQDEGCGDLAVVVGFLDQAEGVTEGLGIPKNAPTNSVGVMHGGRIVARQAKHHLWNYGVGDEIRNFVPGDTINIVQIGGIDVALAICEDLWRDGPSAAAKAADAALLVVPNGSPYEADKDDVRLELCARRAAEGDCVLAYVNLVGGQDELVFDGDSIVVDAAGSVLGRSGQFQSELLVVDLDLPAATPTMPDVNERFGGLAIKRTIVTSEPFAAYEPLPTIHHERISRHEEIWTALVTGLRDYVHKNGFASVLFGMSGGIDSTLVAAIAVDALGPENVFGVSNPSAWSTDHSKSDAAEQAQRTGLSLDTIPIAPMFDAYQESLHLDGLAEENLQARIRAVIWMGLSNQHGHLVLACGNKSELATGYSTIYGDAVGAYAPIKDVPKTLVWELARWRNQAATDRGEVPPIPEGTITKEPSAELRPGQLDSDSLPPYDLLDAVLDAYVERDLGSAAVIAEGFEPALVERVIMLVDRAEYKRRQYPPGPKVSRRNFGRDRRVPITHRWREKL
- a CDS encoding glutamine synthetase family protein, producing the protein MGKQEDFVLRALEERDVRFVRLWFTDVLGSLKSVAIAPAELEGAFAEGIGFDGSAIEGFARVHESDMLAMPDPSTFQILPWRGETPATARMFCDILMPDGTPSYADPRHVLKRTLQKAAEAGFTFYTHPEIEFYLFKGKPGLGEQPVPVDDSGYFDHTAQGGGQDFRREVITMLENMGISVEFSHHENGPGQQEIDLRYADALSTADNIMTFRTVVREVALSQSKWASFMPKPFTEHAGSGMHTHVSLFEGDENAFYEAGAEYQLSRTGRAFIAGVLEHTPEITAVTNQWVNSYKRLAGGGEAPNYVCWGHNNRSALVRVPMYKPHKGGSARIEHRGIDSASNPYLTFALVLAAGLKGIEGSYELPPEAEDNVWSLSENERKAMGIAPLPRNLDEAIRTMESSELVAETLGEHVFDFFLRNKRAEWQDYRSQVTQFELDRLMPMV